The Streptomyces sp. NL15-2K genome contains a region encoding:
- a CDS encoding ABC transporter substrate-binding protein — MPVTRRAVLAVTAAGALLLTGCSSSDSPGDAAAPTGKPVDGGTLRYAVTGSPATASNDPHGGLGNESDLLRFALAYDVLTVPGKDGEPKPRLAVSWKPNKAMNRWTFTLRDDARFTDGRPVRAADVLYSLRRIADKAAENYGRLADFDMKASSAKGDHTVVLATRAPMAQAAKALESVSFVVPEGTKDFSKTVPGSGPFKVRTSGAQTAVLVRNDRWWGSRPHLDRIEIQAVADPQARANAVTSGQADVAGSVSPAAVKSAGNSGGLKVVRRKGVTEYPFIMRMDTKPFDDPRVREAFRLATDRKALVDTVFLGYGQIANDLPTPYDPSYPGDLPQRGRDVTKARELLQQAGHADGLTITLHTTTAYPGMDTAATLYARQLSEIGVKAEVEVEPADTYWTAVYAKKAFYTGYYGGISFPDLARVGLLSTSPTNEIAWKNKKFDAGFTQAMGTLDTDRRNTLLAGIQRDLWKDGGYVVWGTGDGLDLAARGVAGLPDGPGFQRMFIDQVWMAK, encoded by the coding sequence ATGCCTGTCACCCGGCGCGCCGTCCTCGCCGTGACCGCGGCAGGGGCCCTGCTGCTGACCGGATGCTCGTCGTCCGACAGCCCCGGTGACGCCGCCGCACCCACGGGCAAGCCCGTCGACGGCGGCACCCTCCGCTACGCCGTGACCGGCTCGCCCGCCACGGCGAGCAACGACCCGCACGGCGGTCTCGGCAACGAATCCGACCTGCTGCGCTTCGCCCTCGCCTACGACGTGCTGACCGTCCCCGGCAAGGACGGCGAGCCCAAGCCGCGACTGGCCGTCTCCTGGAAACCGAACAAGGCCATGAACCGCTGGACGTTCACGCTCCGGGACGACGCGCGGTTCACCGACGGCCGCCCGGTACGAGCCGCCGACGTCCTGTACTCCCTGCGGCGCATCGCGGACAAGGCGGCCGAGAACTACGGCCGGCTCGCCGACTTCGACATGAAGGCGTCCAGCGCCAAGGGCGACCACACCGTGGTCCTGGCCACCCGCGCGCCCATGGCCCAGGCGGCCAAGGCCCTGGAATCCGTCAGCTTCGTCGTGCCCGAGGGCACGAAGGACTTCTCGAAGACGGTCCCCGGCTCAGGCCCCTTCAAGGTGCGGACCTCCGGGGCACAGACGGCAGTACTGGTCCGCAACGACCGCTGGTGGGGTTCGCGCCCGCACCTGGACCGCATCGAGATCCAGGCCGTCGCCGACCCGCAGGCCCGCGCCAACGCCGTCACCTCGGGGCAGGCCGATGTCGCCGGAAGCGTGAGCCCCGCCGCCGTCAAGAGCGCGGGCAACAGCGGCGGCCTGAAGGTCGTACGGCGCAAGGGCGTCACCGAGTACCCGTTCATCATGCGGATGGACACCAAGCCCTTCGACGATCCGCGGGTCCGGGAGGCGTTCCGTCTGGCCACGGACCGCAAGGCGCTCGTCGACACGGTCTTCCTCGGCTACGGGCAGATCGCGAACGACCTGCCCACCCCGTACGACCCCTCCTACCCCGGCGACCTGCCGCAGCGCGGCCGCGATGTCACGAAGGCCAGGGAACTTCTCCAACAGGCGGGCCACGCCGACGGGTTGACCATCACCCTGCACACCACGACCGCTTACCCCGGCATGGACACCGCGGCCACGCTGTACGCGCGGCAGCTGTCCGAGATCGGTGTGAAGGCCGAGGTCGAGGTCGAACCGGCCGACACTTACTGGACCGCCGTCTACGCCAAGAAGGCGTTCTACACCGGCTACTACGGCGGCATCTCCTTCCCCGACCTGGCGCGGGTCGGCCTGCTCTCCACCTCCCCGACCAACGAGATCGCCTGGAAGAACAAGAAGTTCGACGCCGGCTTCACCCAGGCCATGGGAACGCTCGACACCGACCGGCGCAACACCCTGCTCGCCGGCATCCAGCGGGACCTGTGGAAGGACGGCGGCTACGTCGTGTGGGGCACCGGCGACGGGCTGGACCTCGCGGCCCGCGGCGTGGCCGGACTGCCCGACGGCCCCGGTTTCCAGCGGATGTTCATCGACCAGGTGTGGATGGCGAAGTGA
- a CDS encoding ATP-binding cassette domain-containing protein, whose product MTTMTSPERESPLLAADGLTVHRAADGALVLPPTDLRAESGQVVVITGPSGAGKTTLLHALLDTLPAGLRRSAGTVRWQGTLLKKGRSARKWRRIRCGLLGQDPGAALHPLWRVGRLIGEDLVGDRDARAARVAEQLDLLGLPPEILSRRAGELSGGQAQRVALARALVADPALLVLDEPTSAMDPATAALVRRAVAARRGSPGRCVVLVTHDERLFGELADVTVRVAPAVVPRAPLEAGRPGPGVLPTRSHADPGDPLAASSPLVEDGSHTQAPSVAERAERQRARRVTAAPRQTMALSARGLLLTTPDGAVLLEDCDLDLPAGSATAVVGTSGVGKTTLLHALVGRRPAAAGTLLLHGTPLPAATRHRGRDQLRAVQLAGQSAVDELNPAQRVGRAVARPLTVLHGLDRAAALAEAQAVLAAVGLPPGIAARRPHMLSGGQRQRAVLARALAARPDVLLLDEPTASLDPDTARSVLDLLDRRRETGTAILAVTHDPAVAARADEVLALRDGHLLAIPPDSLGPPVPSAHLPAAPARPSTERTEPPVVR is encoded by the coding sequence ATGACCACCATGACCAGCCCAGAGCGCGAATCACCGCTGCTCGCGGCGGACGGGCTGACCGTGCACCGGGCGGCGGACGGTGCCCTCGTCCTGCCGCCGACCGATCTGCGGGCCGAATCCGGACAGGTCGTCGTCATCACCGGGCCCTCCGGCGCAGGCAAGACCACTTTGCTGCACGCTCTCCTCGACACCCTCCCGGCGGGGTTGCGCCGGTCCGCCGGCACCGTGCGCTGGCAGGGCACGCTCCTGAAGAAAGGCCGCTCCGCCCGGAAATGGCGCCGTATCCGGTGCGGCCTGCTGGGCCAGGACCCCGGCGCCGCGCTGCATCCGCTGTGGCGCGTCGGACGCCTGATCGGCGAGGACCTCGTCGGCGACCGCGACGCCCGCGCGGCACGCGTCGCCGAGCAACTCGACCTCCTGGGGCTGCCGCCCGAGATCCTCTCGCGCCGCGCGGGCGAACTCTCCGGTGGCCAGGCCCAGCGGGTGGCGCTGGCCCGCGCGCTCGTCGCGGACCCGGCTCTCCTCGTCCTCGACGAGCCCACATCGGCCATGGACCCGGCCACGGCGGCCCTGGTGAGGCGGGCCGTCGCGGCCCGGCGCGGCTCACCGGGCCGCTGCGTGGTCCTGGTGACCCACGACGAGCGCCTCTTCGGCGAACTGGCGGACGTCACCGTCCGCGTCGCACCGGCCGTTGTGCCCCGCGCGCCGTTGGAGGCCGGCCGGCCTGGACCGGGCGTGCTCCCCACGCGGTCGCATGCCGACCCCGGCGATCCTCTGGCCGCGTCCTCGCCCCTCGTGGAGGACGGTTCCCACACTCAGGCGCCTTCCGTGGCCGAGCGCGCCGAGAGGCAACGGGCGCGCCGCGTCACCGCAGCGCCCCGGCAGACCATGGCCCTCTCCGCCCGGGGCCTGCTGCTGACCACCCCTGATGGCGCGGTACTGCTGGAGGACTGCGATCTCGACCTGCCCGCCGGAAGCGCGACCGCCGTGGTCGGGACCTCGGGCGTCGGCAAGACGACGTTGCTGCACGCCCTCGTGGGCCGCCGCCCCGCGGCCGCCGGGACGCTGCTGCTGCACGGCACGCCGTTGCCGGCCGCCACCCGGCACCGCGGCCGGGACCAGCTGCGCGCCGTGCAGCTCGCCGGACAGAGCGCCGTCGACGAACTCAACCCCGCCCAGCGAGTGGGCCGGGCCGTGGCCCGACCGCTGACCGTGCTGCACGGCCTGGACCGGGCCGCCGCCCTGGCCGAGGCCCAGGCGGTGCTGGCGGCCGTCGGGCTGCCGCCCGGCATCGCGGCCCGTCGCCCGCACATGCTCTCCGGCGGCCAGCGGCAGAGGGCTGTTCTCGCCCGGGCGCTGGCCGCGCGCCCCGACGTACTGCTGCTCGACGAACCCACCGCCTCCCTCGACCCCGACACCGCCCGGTCCGTGCTCGACCTGCTGGACCGAAGGCGCGAGACAGGGACCGCGATCCTGGCCGTCACCCACGACCCGGCCGTGGCCGCCCGCGCGGACGAAGTGCTGGCGCTGCGGGACGGCCACCTCCTCGCGATTCCCCCGGATTCCCTCGGCCCTCCGGTTCCTTCCGCCCACCTGCCCGCCGCGCCCGCGCGCCCCAGCACCGAACGAACGGAGCCTCCCGTTGTCCGATGA
- a CDS encoding ABC transporter permease, producing the protein MTLRPSPRPYLRPVLLTVAATAVVFTATELLPGDAGDLRRAGRASEQDIADERDRLGLDRPAAVRYLDWLYGAVRGDLGRSLVSGRTVTGLFAERLPATAALVVFALAVTALLTTAALTVAFLRGGRGGALATGLAAVPQSVHAAVLGTVFAGILGWLPAVSLLPPGGSPFAAPQALVLPGVTLALPSAAYATALLRGTLVDTLRRPHVSDARMRGVPPALVLVRHVLPFLLVPALRVTALVAGGLMAGTALVETMFGCPGTGSLLVSAVAVRDVPVVQAAALPPVVVLLLCMLVADRLAVRHSGRSGSTGHGRGPAVAAAVGGRA; encoded by the coding sequence GTGACCCTCCGCCCGTCTCCGCGCCCGTATCTGCGCCCGGTCCTGCTGACCGTGGCGGCGACGGCCGTCGTCTTCACCGCCACCGAGCTGCTGCCCGGCGACGCGGGCGACCTCCGGCGCGCGGGACGGGCGTCCGAGCAGGACATCGCGGACGAGCGCGACCGGCTCGGCCTCGACCGGCCGGCCGCGGTCCGATATCTCGACTGGCTGTACGGTGCCGTCCGCGGCGATCTCGGACGGTCCCTGGTGAGCGGCCGCACGGTGACCGGCCTCTTCGCCGAGCGGCTTCCGGCCACGGCCGCCCTCGTCGTCTTCGCGCTGGCCGTCACCGCGCTGCTGACGACGGCTGCCCTGACCGTCGCGTTTCTGCGCGGCGGTCGCGGTGGTGCCCTCGCGACCGGGCTGGCCGCCGTACCGCAGTCGGTCCACGCGGCCGTACTCGGCACGGTCTTCGCCGGGATCCTGGGCTGGCTGCCGGCGGTCTCCCTGCTACCGCCCGGCGGTTCGCCGTTCGCCGCGCCCCAGGCGCTGGTGCTGCCCGGCGTCACTCTGGCGCTGCCCTCGGCGGCGTACGCCACCGCGCTGCTGCGGGGCACGCTCGTCGACACCCTGCGCCGGCCCCATGTGAGCGACGCCCGCATGCGCGGCGTGCCGCCGGCCCTCGTCCTGGTCCGGCACGTCCTGCCCTTCCTGCTGGTTCCGGCGCTGCGGGTGACGGCTCTGGTGGCCGGCGGACTGATGGCCGGTACGGCTCTGGTGGAGACGATGTTCGGCTGTCCCGGCACCGGCAGCCTGCTGGTGTCCGCGGTCGCCGTGCGCGACGTACCCGTGGTGCAGGCCGCCGCGCTGCCTCCTGTCGTCGTCCTGCTGCTGTGCATGCTCGTCGCCGACCGCCTGGCCGTGCGCCACTCGGGGCGGAGCGGTTCCACCGGTCACGGCAGGGGCCCGGCCGTCGCGGCGGCTGTCGGAGGGCGAGCCTGA
- a CDS encoding ABC transporter permease subunit: protein MTGPVAAAPVTAGAIALLVLLGRYAAPHDPEQQIGPPWSPPDSAAPLGTDGLGRDVLSRVLHGGTELLTVSLLAAVVAVSCGTVLGLAAGWAGGPTARAVAWLCDLLLAVPALVLALVLAVALPGGTAVVVASVLSGTPLTARVVAGESARLRTSGHVHAALERGETAPSVLAREVLPALRGLVTADAGLRLVTALQIAAALAVLGLGPQPPEADWALMLSENLPGASLNPVALLAPAVLLAGCAWALAAAAHRAGPGRDGRP from the coding sequence ATGACCGGCCCCGTTGCCGCCGCCCCGGTCACCGCAGGGGCCATCGCACTCCTGGTACTGCTGGGCCGATACGCCGCCCCGCACGACCCGGAACAGCAGATCGGCCCACCTTGGTCACCGCCGGACTCGGCGGCTCCCCTGGGGACGGACGGCCTCGGACGCGACGTGCTGTCGCGGGTGCTGCACGGGGGCACCGAACTGCTGACCGTCTCGCTGCTCGCCGCGGTGGTGGCCGTGAGCTGCGGCACCGTGCTCGGCCTGGCCGCCGGGTGGGCGGGCGGGCCCACCGCCCGCGCGGTGGCCTGGCTGTGCGACCTGCTGCTCGCGGTTCCCGCCCTCGTCCTCGCCCTGGTGCTGGCCGTCGCACTGCCGGGCGGGACGGCGGTGGTGGTGGCGTCCGTGCTCAGCGGCACGCCGCTCACCGCCCGTGTGGTGGCCGGCGAATCGGCGCGGCTGCGCACCAGCGGCCATGTGCACGCGGCCCTGGAGCGGGGCGAGACGGCACCGTCCGTCCTCGCCCGCGAGGTGCTGCCCGCACTGCGCGGTCTGGTGACGGCCGACGCCGGACTCCGGCTGGTGACCGCCCTGCAGATCGCGGCGGCGCTCGCCGTACTGGGGCTGGGGCCCCAGCCGCCGGAGGCCGACTGGGCGCTGATGCTCAGCGAGAACCTTCCGGGTGCCTCGCTCAACCCGGTGGCGCTGCTGGCGCCCGCCGTGCTGCTGGCCGGCTGTGCCTGGGCCCTGGCCGCCGCGGCACACCGGGCAGGGCCGGGAAGGGACGGACGCCCATGA
- a CDS encoding SDR family NAD(P)-dependent oxidoreductase: MEADALIGHSLGEYAAAVAAGALRLADAVALVDVRSRGMSRTAGGGAMLTVALPEDQVVKLLGDHPDLDLAAVNAPRSCVVSGPAEAVTALERRLAAESVHTARLHLDAAAHSRLVDPVLPALRAAAETTVPGVPAVPLATTLTGQLLLTPPGAEHWVPHLRSVVRFSDALTTALGTGPAVVVQVGPGSGLLQLVRQHGAANVVATLPTVPGRDERRGARAALLTAAGELWTHGVRLDPDALHRPGRRRIDLPGVPFDRRRLWIDEPDDVRPGHSAMPYATTAEPDEEEPFQVPVWHRTPPVDAPPRLEGRWLVEGHPDSPLLSEVRAELAAAGARPVTLAQAAAEPSLPCAGLVLVDTHGEDHEDHEDAEDGEDGEDTDDRAHQEASADPADRVTESVLRYARLARAAAPWAGSTCLLHVSAGAHHLESGDRPIPEGAASLAVPRVLAQEFPGLRWRTLDLPAGPVRGEDVRRVCAEAGALAQGEPSGVEVAYRGGHRWVRGVTPWHPTASEQARPGGTALVIGGLGDVGMALSAHLVRNGWRVVVTGRDGLPSDPAPGTPQAERAEAVRRLRADGVELDVRAVDAADPDATAALLRNVSQQYGPLDLVVHAAGVVASAAVTPLRAVEPETVRAHARAKVSAAMALRSALRGLPDDLRPANVLLMSSATTFVGGLGLAPYAAANRFLDALAEREDAERRDSGERWISVAWDGWRIGPGGTERVVASRHSIGLRDGMRSVDRLLSLTEESRAPASLAVSPADLAGRTAGVPTVAPGRKPPGSTPRQGGSAPRGAAEEVLAALWSELLGFTVTDRDADFFALGGHSLLATRMLARLRDERGAGLRLQDLLTRPTVAALAPLIPAPGGDDEPEVPAVPTETEIRTAPKQPTGAAGEFPLTRVQHAYWVGGSGGYRLGDVPCSFHLEYDCPGLDTARYEEAWNRVIARHPMLRAVISPEGRNRVLDRVPRYRIRVQDLSALGEEERAHKLEQIRTRLVRREPRPGRWPLVDIRAARLPGDVVRLFVNVDVLVCDTASYLIWDRELCALYRDPELRLPPVRTTFAECVAALEQRAESPERARAAAYWRARIDSLPGAPALPLRAPEADARPRFGRRSARLEPDDWASLKAEAARRGLTPTAVLLAAYGDALADWSGQDRFALTLTLFDRPSDLPGADEAVGDFTSLMLHTVDRSNDTSFADAATRAQRSLFEDLDHREFSALELLAEKSTRTGRTESVPVVFTSALGLSGPLGGGHDLDWAGTAVYGVSSTPQTWLDHQVLEQHGALLLQWDVLESELPADEADRAFASYVARIRRLAQGRAAWEAGTRRTAGADPGGRQAPATPEPRAATRPPRRQPSGPAFLNSPDDLAPRQATFAPSRRPARSPTALKAWEVPPLAAPAESPSTSSTRASGRHGESTHRTPLLDGRTLPAGALDTALLLRDGNTDRPLFLVHPSGGDVLCYGELARLLTDGRRVVALADPELTGGTAAEDIAGMADQYLAALRPYQANGPYLLGGWSMGGTLAHAMACELARRGERTDLLLMIDSNVPDRITPLGGAGPDEDAAIAAVRYLRSLEAFLDMDLGLGQDEADRLLRTPSSAARSVVAARLREAGLVGPRETAEVRLGVFERHLRALGDHRAGRLADPGTRLLLFRATQPSPSNAGVGMGVDDAPDLACLGWRPHVSGPVDDVAVDGHHYSLLTGPAAARIAALTDRALAAVSAGPLRKR, translated from the coding sequence ATCGAGGCGGACGCGCTCATCGGCCACAGCCTCGGCGAATACGCCGCCGCCGTCGCGGCCGGAGCCCTTCGGCTGGCCGATGCCGTCGCCCTGGTCGACGTACGCTCCCGCGGTATGTCCCGCACCGCGGGCGGCGGCGCCATGCTGACCGTCGCGCTGCCCGAGGACCAGGTCGTGAAGCTGCTCGGCGACCATCCGGACCTGGACCTGGCCGCGGTGAACGCGCCGCGGTCCTGCGTGGTCTCCGGACCCGCCGAGGCGGTGACCGCGCTCGAGCGCCGGCTGGCCGCCGAGAGCGTCCACACCGCACGGCTCCACCTGGACGCGGCCGCCCACTCGCGGCTGGTCGACCCGGTGCTGCCGGCGCTGCGCGCCGCCGCCGAGACGACCGTACCCGGCGTTCCGGCCGTGCCGCTCGCCACGACGCTCACCGGACAGCTGCTGCTGACCCCGCCCGGGGCCGAGCACTGGGTGCCCCATCTGCGGTCGGTCGTCAGGTTCTCCGACGCCCTGACCACCGCGCTCGGCACCGGACCGGCGGTCGTGGTCCAAGTGGGTCCCGGCAGCGGCCTGTTGCAGCTCGTCCGCCAGCACGGGGCGGCGAACGTCGTCGCCACCCTGCCCACCGTGCCGGGGCGCGACGAGCGCCGCGGAGCACGGGCCGCCCTGCTCACGGCCGCGGGCGAACTGTGGACCCACGGCGTCCGGCTCGACCCCGACGCCCTTCACCGGCCCGGCAGGCGCCGGATCGACCTGCCCGGTGTGCCCTTCGACCGGCGGCGCCTGTGGATCGACGAGCCCGACGACGTACGGCCCGGTCACTCGGCCATGCCGTACGCGACCACTGCCGAGCCCGACGAGGAGGAGCCGTTCCAGGTGCCGGTGTGGCACCGGACGCCACCCGTCGACGCACCCCCGCGACTGGAGGGCCGCTGGCTCGTCGAAGGCCACCCGGACTCCCCGCTGCTGAGCGAGGTCCGCGCGGAACTCGCGGCCGCCGGCGCCCGGCCCGTCACCCTCGCGCAGGCAGCCGCCGAACCGTCCCTGCCCTGTGCGGGCCTGGTCCTGGTCGACACGCACGGCGAGGACCACGAGGACCACGAGGACGCCGAGGACGGCGAGGACGGCGAGGACACGGACGACCGGGCCCACCAGGAGGCGTCCGCCGATCCGGCCGACCGGGTCACCGAATCGGTGCTGCGGTACGCGCGGCTCGCCCGGGCCGCCGCCCCATGGGCCGGCAGCACGTGTCTGCTCCATGTCAGTGCCGGCGCGCACCATCTGGAAAGCGGCGACCGCCCGATACCGGAGGGCGCCGCCTCGCTGGCCGTGCCCCGCGTCCTCGCCCAGGAGTTTCCAGGACTGCGCTGGCGCACCCTCGACCTTCCGGCCGGACCGGTGCGCGGCGAGGACGTTCGGCGGGTGTGTGCGGAGGCAGGTGCCCTCGCTCAGGGCGAGCCGAGCGGTGTGGAGGTCGCGTACCGCGGCGGACACCGCTGGGTCCGCGGCGTCACGCCCTGGCACCCCACGGCATCCGAACAGGCGCGGCCCGGCGGAACCGCCCTCGTGATCGGCGGACTCGGCGACGTCGGCATGGCCCTGTCCGCCCATCTCGTGCGCAACGGCTGGCGGGTCGTGGTCACCGGCCGCGACGGACTGCCCTCCGACCCGGCGCCGGGAACCCCGCAGGCCGAGCGGGCCGAGGCGGTACGACGGCTGCGGGCGGACGGCGTCGAACTGGACGTACGGGCCGTCGACGCGGCGGACCCGGACGCCACGGCCGCCCTTCTGCGGAACGTGTCACAGCAGTACGGGCCGCTCGACCTGGTGGTGCACGCGGCCGGTGTCGTGGCCTCGGCCGCGGTGACCCCGCTGCGCGCCGTGGAGCCGGAGACCGTGCGAGCGCACGCCCGGGCGAAGGTGTCGGCGGCGATGGCGCTGCGGTCCGCCCTGCGCGGGCTGCCGGACGACCTGCGCCCCGCGAACGTCCTGCTGATGTCGTCGGCCACCACCTTCGTCGGCGGCCTGGGGCTGGCCCCGTACGCCGCGGCCAACCGCTTTCTCGACGCCTTGGCCGAACGGGAGGACGCCGAACGGAGGGACTCCGGCGAGCGCTGGATCAGCGTGGCCTGGGACGGCTGGCGGATCGGCCCCGGCGGCACCGAACGGGTCGTCGCCTCACGCCACTCGATCGGTCTGCGGGACGGTATGCGCTCCGTGGACCGGCTGCTCAGCCTCACCGAGGAGAGCCGCGCACCCGCGTCCCTGGCGGTTTCTCCGGCGGATCTGGCCGGCCGTACCGCGGGCGTCCCGACCGTCGCACCGGGCCGAAAGCCGCCGGGCAGCACCCCGCGGCAGGGAGGATCCGCGCCCCGGGGCGCGGCCGAGGAAGTGCTCGCCGCTCTGTGGTCCGAGCTGCTCGGCTTCACCGTGACCGACCGCGACGCCGACTTCTTCGCCCTCGGCGGTCATTCCCTGCTGGCCACCCGCATGCTGGCCAGGTTGCGCGACGAACGGGGAGCCGGACTACGTCTGCAGGACCTTCTGACGCGTCCCACGGTGGCGGCACTCGCCCCCCTGATACCCGCGCCCGGCGGCGACGACGAGCCAGAAGTGCCGGCCGTACCGACTGAGACCGAAATCCGCACCGCACCGAAGCAACCGACCGGTGCCGCGGGCGAGTTCCCGCTCACCCGGGTGCAGCACGCCTACTGGGTCGGCGGCTCGGGAGGCTACCGGCTGGGAGACGTGCCCTGCTCGTTCCACCTGGAGTACGACTGCCCCGGCCTGGACACCGCGCGCTACGAGGAGGCGTGGAACCGTGTGATCGCCCGCCACCCGATGCTCCGCGCCGTCATCTCCCCCGAGGGACGCAACCGGGTGCTGGACCGGGTGCCCCGCTACCGCATCCGGGTCCAGGACCTGAGCGCGCTGGGCGAGGAGGAGCGCGCACACAAGCTCGAACAGATCCGTACCCGCCTGGTGCGCCGGGAGCCGCGTCCCGGGCGCTGGCCACTGGTCGACATCAGGGCGGCCCGCCTGCCCGGCGACGTCGTGCGCCTGTTCGTCAACGTGGACGTCCTCGTGTGCGACACCGCCAGCTACCTGATCTGGGACCGCGAACTGTGCGCCCTGTACCGGGACCCGGAACTCCGGCTCCCGCCGGTACGCACCACGTTCGCCGAGTGCGTGGCCGCGCTGGAACAGCGCGCCGAGTCCCCGGAACGCGCCCGCGCAGCGGCCTACTGGCGGGCGCGGATCGACAGCCTGCCCGGTGCGCCCGCGCTGCCGCTGCGCGCCCCGGAGGCCGATGCGCGTCCCCGCTTCGGGCGCCGCAGCGCACGGCTCGAACCGGACGACTGGGCGTCGCTCAAGGCCGAGGCGGCCCGGCGCGGCCTGACCCCGACCGCCGTCCTGCTCGCCGCGTACGGGGACGCTCTCGCCGACTGGTCGGGTCAGGACAGATTCGCCCTCACACTCACTCTGTTCGACCGGCCCTCCGATCTGCCCGGCGCGGACGAGGCCGTCGGCGACTTCACCTCCCTGATGCTCCACACGGTGGACCGGTCGAACGACACCTCCTTCGCCGATGCGGCCACCCGTGCGCAGCGCTCGCTCTTCGAGGATCTGGACCACCGGGAGTTCTCCGCGCTGGAGTTGCTCGCCGAGAAGTCCACCCGCACCGGGCGCACCGAATCCGTGCCCGTCGTGTTCACCAGCGCCCTGGGCCTGTCCGGTCCGCTCGGCGGCGGCCACGACCTGGACTGGGCCGGCACTGCGGTGTACGGGGTGAGCAGTACCCCGCAGACCTGGCTGGACCATCAGGTCCTCGAACAGCACGGCGCGCTGCTGCTCCAGTGGGACGTGCTGGAGAGCGAGTTGCCCGCCGACGAGGCGGACAGGGCGTTCGCCTCGTACGTCGCACGCATACGCCGCCTGGCACAGGGGCGGGCGGCCTGGGAAGCCGGCACGAGGCGGACGGCGGGTGCGGACCCGGGCGGGCGGCAGGCGCCCGCCACCCCGGAACCGCGCGCGGCGACGCGGCCGCCCAGGCGGCAGCCGTCTGGTCCCGCCTTCCTGAACAGCCCCGATGACCTAGCGCCCCGGCAGGCAACGTTCGCCCCGTCGCGACGCCCGGCACGCTCCCCCACTGCCCTAAAGGCGTGGGAGGTGCCCCCACTCGCCGCACCGGCCGAAAGCCCAAGTACGTCCAGTACGAGGGCTTCCGGCCGGCACGGCGAGAGCACGCACCGGACGCCGCTCCTTGACGGGCGAACGTTGCCTGCCGGGGCACTAGACACCGCACTGCTCCTGCGCGACGGCAACACCGACCGGCCGCTGTTCCTGGTCCACCCCTCCGGCGGCGACGTGCTGTGCTACGGCGAACTGGCCAGGCTCCTCACGGACGGGCGGCGCGTCGTGGCGCTCGCCGATCCGGAACTGACCGGAGGAACGGCCGCCGAGGACATCGCGGGTATGGCCGACCAATATCTGGCCGCCCTGCGCCCGTACCAGGCGAACGGCCCCTACCTCCTGGGCGGCTGGTCCATGGGCGGCACCCTCGCCCATGCCATGGCCTGCGAACTGGCACGTCGGGGAGAGCGCACCGATCTCCTCCTGATGATCGACTCCAATGTGCCGGACCGCATCACGCCGCTCGGCGGAGCGGGACCCGACGAGGACGCGGCGATCGCGGCCGTGCGCTATCTGCGGTCGCTGGAGGCGTTCCTCGACATGGACCTCGGCCTCGGTCAGGACGAAGCCGACCGGCTGCTCCGTACGCCGTCCTCGGCTGCCCGGTCGGTGGTGGCCGCACGGCTGCGCGAGGCCGGCCTGGTCGGGCCGCGAGAGACCGCCGAGGTACGCCTGGGAGTCTTCGAACGCCACCTCCGTGCCCTGGGCGATCACCGGGCGGGTCGGCTCGCCGACCCCGGCACCCGGTTGCTGCTGTTCCGCGCCACCCAGCCGTCCCCGAGCAACGCCGGAGTCGGCATGGGAGTCGACGACGCCCCCGACCTCGCCTGCCTGGGCTGGCGGCCCCATGTGTCCGGCCCGGTCGACGACGTGGCCGTCGACGGACACCACTACTCGCTGCTGACCGGGCCGGCGGCAGCCCGGATCGCCGCCCTGACCGACCGGGCGCTCGCCGCCGTATCCGCCGGGCCGCTCCGCAAGCGCTGA